One genomic region from Bacillus horti encodes:
- a CDS encoding LysE/ArgO family amino acid transporter has translation MEATVHGFLLALGLILPLGVQNIFIFNQGITQRGIRLALPAVITASICDTLLILLAVFGLSYMVMTFEWLQIVLYSLGIIFLSYMGWSIWSNNPVSLKSNDQALSPKKQILFAASVSLLNPHAIIDIFGVIGTSSLVYFGTDKWLFTFTCIGVSWIWFTGLAVTGHWIGRVDASGRVLMYMNRGASLIIWGSALYMGWNLLKIFL, from the coding sequence ATGGAGGCTACTGTACATGGATTTTTACTTGCACTGGGACTTATTTTACCTTTAGGGGTGCAAAATATATTTATTTTTAATCAAGGGATTACTCAAAGGGGAATTAGACTGGCCTTACCTGCCGTCATTACAGCCTCGATATGTGATACTTTGCTCATTTTATTAGCTGTATTTGGGCTTTCTTACATGGTCATGACCTTCGAGTGGCTACAGATTGTTTTATATAGTCTTGGTATTATCTTTTTGAGTTATATGGGCTGGTCCATTTGGAGTAATAACCCCGTTTCCCTGAAAAGTAATGACCAAGCTTTATCGCCAAAAAAACAAATTCTTTTTGCCGCATCCGTTTCCTTACTCAATCCTCATGCGATTATAGATATTTTTGGAGTAATAGGTACGAGTTCCTTAGTATATTTTGGAACGGATAAATGGCTATTCACCTTTACCTGTATAGGTGTTTCCTGGATCTGGTTTACAGGGCTTGCTGTAACTGGACATTGGATTGGGAGAGTAGATGCTTCGGGAAGGGTTCTTATGTATATGAACCGTGGGGCCAGTTTAATCATTTGGGGTTCAGCTTTGTATATGGGGTGGAATCTCCTAAAAATTTTTCTATAG
- a CDS encoding PLP-dependent aminotransferase family protein, whose translation MYQEKWKPDPTSSVPLFQQIFQFIKEKIRHGDWTVGTKLPAQRELAREFGVNRSTVVAALEELKAEGLIEGKYGAGTRVSSQTWQTLSPPPPDWNTYVQQGVHHPNLRTIQEINKAEFYPNTVRLGTGELAPELLPIQQIRELFKHAPQKLDLGYEDPRGNRQLREEIQAHVRQRGILTSTSSILIVSGALQALQLIALGLLARDSTILLERASYLQSVHVFRSAGMKLCGIPLDEQGIMPSALNKLKQLHQAAMLYVNPSFHNPTGIVSGEKRRSEILEVCQQMMLPIVEDDTYADLWLAEPSPAALKAIDTQGLVLYLGSMSKALSAGLRIGWVIGPEPVIERLADIKMQMDYGSSSLSQWVVTQFLSSSLYKQQLTYVREQLRMRREKALEALEHYFEKIATWNIPQGGFYIWLQIKGSVPMRQVFEKALKEGVLINPGYLYDRYDNTHIRLSYAYAAPLELENGLAILAKVIKEFSK comes from the coding sequence ATGTATCAAGAAAAATGGAAACCAGATCCTACGTCATCAGTACCTTTGTTTCAACAGATCTTTCAATTTATTAAAGAAAAAATACGTCATGGAGACTGGACCGTAGGTACAAAGTTACCTGCTCAAAGAGAACTGGCTAGGGAGTTTGGGGTGAATAGAAGTACAGTAGTAGCGGCTTTAGAAGAGCTAAAGGCAGAAGGTCTAATTGAGGGAAAATATGGAGCAGGTACACGGGTAAGTTCACAAACCTGGCAGACTTTAAGCCCTCCGCCCCCAGACTGGAATACATACGTTCAGCAAGGAGTGCACCATCCAAATCTGCGTACCATACAGGAAATCAACAAAGCAGAATTTTATCCAAACACTGTGCGGCTGGGCACAGGGGAATTAGCACCAGAGCTGTTGCCAATACAGCAAATTCGAGAGCTATTTAAGCATGCTCCTCAAAAGCTTGATTTAGGGTACGAGGATCCCAGAGGAAATAGGCAATTAAGAGAGGAAATTCAAGCTCACGTTAGACAAAGAGGAATACTTACATCAACGTCTTCGATCTTAATTGTTTCAGGAGCCCTACAAGCGTTACAATTAATAGCTCTTGGATTGTTAGCGCGAGACTCTACGATTCTTCTGGAAAGGGCTTCTTATTTGCAATCCGTTCATGTGTTTCGATCGGCAGGAATGAAGCTGTGTGGGATACCTTTGGATGAACAAGGTATTATGCCGTCTGCTCTTAATAAGCTTAAACAGCTTCATCAGGCGGCGATGCTCTATGTAAATCCAAGCTTTCATAATCCTACAGGTATTGTGAGTGGTGAAAAACGACGCTCTGAAATCCTAGAGGTATGCCAGCAGATGATGCTTCCTATAGTAGAGGATGATACGTATGCAGATCTGTGGCTGGCGGAACCGTCCCCGGCAGCTCTGAAGGCAATAGATACACAAGGACTTGTTCTGTATCTAGGAAGTATGTCAAAGGCTTTAAGTGCTGGATTAAGAATTGGCTGGGTGATCGGACCAGAGCCTGTGATTGAACGATTAGCCGATATTAAGATGCAAATGGATTATGGCTCCAGTTCATTATCGCAATGGGTAGTCACCCAATTTTTATCTTCTTCTCTTTATAAGCAGCAGCTTACTTATGTGAGGGAACAGCTTAGGATGCGTAGAGAAAAGGCTTTAGAAGCATTAGAACATTACTTTGAGAAGATCGCTACGTGGAATATTCCTCAAGGGGGTTTTTATATTTGGCTACAGATCAAGGGATCGGTGCCTATGAGACAGGTTTTCGAAAAAGCACTAAAAGAAGGGGTATTAATTAACCCGGGCTATCTTTATGATCGTTATGACAATACACATATTAGGCTCTCCTATGCTTATGCAGCCCCACTAGAGCTTGAGAATGGCTTGGCTATATTAGCAAAAGTCATTAAGGAATTTTCTAAGTAA
- a CDS encoding amidase domain-containing protein yields MESNWGEIFKFYAEDRNRQYVSSRLAPAIESLTSGMEWEDKQRWLRIQDEHKYRGVRLLKSNSKYKVLKVEEDSPLVDITYRVHISWLIEHNGITYTEEWVEDRSCLLKQTQGWAVVNDVRLNKDDGYSLSEIQKLPSRIHELTTDIKTLRNGSPYDRGKAVQYAELWWNDYNPQFEEFDVDCTNFVSQCMWAGNAPMRHASREKGWWYKFGGSPNWSFSWSVAHALRLYLGSSQSGLRATEVFSADQLEPGDIICYDFDGDGRFQHNTIVVMKDGEGMPLVNAHTTNSRHRYWSYTDSHAWTEQVEYRFFRIVNYF; encoded by the coding sequence ATGGAATCGAATTGGGGTGAAATTTTTAAATTTTATGCAGAGGACCGCAACAGACAATATGTATCTTCCCGTTTAGCGCCTGCAATAGAGAGTCTGACGTCAGGTATGGAATGGGAGGACAAGCAGCGCTGGTTGAGAATACAAGATGAGCATAAATATCGCGGTGTGCGTTTACTTAAATCCAATAGCAAATACAAGGTACTTAAAGTAGAAGAGGATTCTCCACTAGTTGATATTACATATCGTGTGCATATTAGCTGGTTAATAGAACATAATGGGATTACCTACACAGAAGAGTGGGTGGAGGATAGAAGTTGTTTGTTAAAGCAAACACAGGGATGGGCTGTTGTAAATGATGTACGATTAAATAAGGATGATGGTTACAGCTTGTCTGAAATTCAAAAGTTACCATCTCGTATACATGAATTAACCACCGACATTAAGACATTAAGAAATGGAAGTCCTTATGATCGTGGAAAAGCCGTTCAATATGCAGAGCTTTGGTGGAATGATTATAATCCTCAGTTTGAGGAGTTTGATGTGGATTGTACGAACTTTGTCTCACAATGTATGTGGGCTGGAAATGCGCCAATGAGGCATGCCTCTAGAGAAAAGGGGTGGTGGTATAAGTTCGGAGGCTCACCTAATTGGAGCTTCAGCTGGAGTGTAGCTCATGCTTTAAGATTGTATTTAGGTAGTAGTCAATCAGGATTACGAGCGACTGAGGTCTTTTCAGCAGATCAGTTGGAGCCAGGAGATATTATTTGTTATGATTTTGATGGGGACGGGAGATTTCAGCATAATACTATTGTAGTGATGAAGGATGGTGAGGGCATGCCATTGGTGAATGCTCATACGACAAACAGCCGTCACCGATATTGGAGCTATACTGATTCCCACGCATGGACAGAGCAGGTTGAATACAGGTTCTTTCGTATTGTTAATTATTTTTAA